One Thiobacillus sp. genomic region harbors:
- a CDS encoding sensor histidine kinase, which translates to MGFRFIQTSSRPGMAGRERPPAEALVLLLGGRGALILGEALLLALAVILVGARLPWWPLLALMALHLALLAWGFGLRRLGLTFPEAALQLGTDAALLGGLVYFTGGYANPFISLLLVPLILGAVVLPPRLAWALAAWVGLMYTLLMGYYQPLALQVSPEAAVHLHLQGMWVNFLLTAVLVAAFTGALAAALRRRDRDLARAREQRLRDEQLFSLGLQAAAAAHDLATPLASVRLTLDDLRQDFAGDEDLSPPLELMAGQLQRVEAVLARLGRAARSRENVAGPAMPARQWLGRALERWGLLHPHASVAMDVDAELPAVEDDPVLEAVLMTLLNNAEEASPGSVAVAARVEGGYLRVEVADAGTGLGGKPAGWGVGLELAKAALARLGGRLELLDRGEGGVLARADLPLAGTGP; encoded by the coding sequence ATGGGCTTCCGATTCATTCAGACATCTTCCCGTCCCGGCATGGCAGGCCGGGAGCGCCCCCCCGCCGAGGCCCTGGTCCTGTTGCTGGGGGGGCGCGGCGCCCTGATCCTGGGGGAGGCGCTGTTGCTGGCTCTGGCGGTGATACTGGTGGGTGCGCGCCTGCCCTGGTGGCCCCTGCTGGCCTTGATGGCCCTGCACCTGGCATTGCTGGCCTGGGGTTTCGGCCTGCGCCGCCTGGGGCTAACCTTCCCGGAGGCAGCCCTGCAACTGGGTACGGACGCTGCCCTGTTGGGGGGGCTGGTGTATTTCACCGGCGGATACGCCAATCCCTTCATTTCCCTGCTGCTGGTGCCCCTGATCCTCGGAGCCGTGGTGTTGCCGCCCCGCCTGGCCTGGGCCCTGGCCGCCTGGGTGGGGCTCATGTATACCCTGCTCATGGGCTATTACCAGCCCCTGGCCCTGCAGGTTTCTCCGGAAGCAGCAGTGCATCTGCACCTCCAGGGCATGTGGGTCAATTTCCTGCTTACCGCCGTGCTGGTGGCGGCCTTCACCGGCGCACTGGCGGCAGCCCTGCGGCGTCGAGACAGGGACCTGGCCCGGGCCCGGGAGCAGCGCCTGCGGGATGAACAGCTTTTCTCCCTGGGCCTCCAGGCCGCCGCCGCCGCCCACGACCTGGCCACGCCCCTGGCCTCGGTTCGCCTGACCCTGGACGACCTGCGCCAGGACTTTGCCGGGGACGAGGACCTGTCCCCGCCCCTGGAGCTGATGGCGGGCCAATTGCAGCGGGTGGAGGCGGTGCTGGCCCGCCTGGGCCGGGCCGCACGCTCCCGGGAGAACGTGGCGGGGCCCGCCATGCCGGCCAGGCAGTGGCTGGGGCGCGCCCTGGAGCGGTGGGGCCTGCTCCATCCCCACGCCAGCGTCGCAATGGACGTGGATGCGGAGCTGCCCGCCGTCGAAGACGATCCCGTGCTGGAAGCCGTGCTGATGACCCTGCTCAACAATGCGGAAGAGGCCTCCCCGGGAAGCGTGGCCGTGGCCGCCAGGGTGGAGGGCGGCTACCTGCGGGTGGAAGTGGCGGATGCGGGTACCGGCCTGGGGGGCAAGCCCGCGGGATGGGGGGTGGGCCTGGAACTGGCCAAGGCAGCCCTGGCCCGCCTGGGTGGGAGACTGGAACTGTTGGACCGGGGGGAGGGCGGCGTGCTGGCCCGTGCCGACCTGCCCCTGGCGGGGACCGGGCCATGA
- a CDS encoding TonB-dependent receptor, producing the protein MKLKPLALFLALPPSVSPAFSATPTTLDEIIVTATRVRPDNLGAVSLGAQQMSPQRASTSDTASLLREVPGVSAFGAGGVSSLPVMHGLADDRLRIKVDGMDLIAACPNHMNSPLSYIDPSAVQEAHIYAGISPVSVGGDSIGGSIVVASAPPEFAQPGQGKVIQGEAGAFYRSNGNAYGANLKATLANEYASINYTGAYAKSENYKAGDDFKTYTFTGRSGHTLDLDEVGSTAYEATNQSMSLAWRNNDHLVSFKYGRQHIPYENYPNQRMDMTDNVSDQFNLAYTGQQDWGTLKARAYYEHTEHEMDFGADKRYWYGAASGGSNPPGGNGIDCSAGGIGPLCAAGMPMYTDGKNTGLNIGADIRLKQGDILRIGAEYQAYSLDDWWTPSGAGMWPNTFWNISDGQRDRYAVFGEWEARLTPAWTSLLGLRHETVKMDAGNVQGYDSTTNGMAPMFHFQMRDANAFNALSHDRTDHNWDLSWLARYVPDATRTYEVGLAQKTRSPNLYERYTWSTWQMAALMNNFVGDGNGYVGNLDLKPEVAHTLSLSADWHDAGKERWGVKVTPYYTHVRDYIDAVQWDPATNAPRAVPVANNFTVLKYFNQSARLYGVDLSAHTILVTGTGFGDLNVKGVVNFTKGENRDTGDNLYNVMPLNAKLALTQSMGPWRNTLEGEFVARKDDVSSVRNEMQTPGYGLVHLRSRYERKDWNVDFGIENLFDRFYYMPLGGAYVGQGTTMTIPPAPNQPQWGTPVPGPGRSVYAGLNVKF; encoded by the coding sequence ATGAAACTCAAGCCCCTGGCCCTGTTCCTGGCCCTCCCCCCATCCGTCTCCCCCGCTTTTTCCGCCACTCCAACTACCCTGGACGAAATCATCGTCACGGCCACTCGCGTTCGTCCAGACAACCTTGGCGCAGTCAGTCTTGGAGCACAGCAGATGTCCCCCCAGCGGGCCTCCACCAGCGATACGGCGAGCCTGCTGCGGGAGGTACCAGGCGTCAGCGCCTTCGGTGCTGGCGGGGTTTCCAGCCTGCCAGTCATGCACGGCCTGGCCGACGACCGACTGCGTATCAAGGTAGATGGCATGGATCTCATTGCCGCCTGTCCCAACCACATGAACTCGCCGTTGTCTTATATCGACCCTAGCGCGGTGCAGGAGGCCCATATCTATGCAGGCATCAGCCCCGTCAGCGTGGGGGGCGACAGCATCGGCGGCAGCATCGTCGTGGCATCGGCACCGCCGGAATTTGCCCAACCAGGCCAGGGAAAGGTGATCCAGGGCGAAGCTGGTGCGTTCTATCGCAGCAACGGCAATGCCTATGGGGCCAACCTCAAGGCCACACTGGCCAACGAATACGCCAGCATCAATTACACCGGAGCCTACGCCAAGTCAGAGAATTACAAGGCCGGCGATGATTTCAAGACATACACTTTCACCGGGCGTTCCGGGCATACGCTGGATCTTGACGAAGTGGGCTCCACCGCCTACGAGGCCACCAACCAGTCCATGTCCCTGGCCTGGAGGAATAACGACCACCTGGTTTCCTTCAAATACGGCCGCCAGCACATCCCCTACGAGAACTATCCCAACCAACGCATGGACATGACGGACAACGTCAGCGATCAGTTCAACCTGGCCTATACGGGCCAGCAGGATTGGGGAACGCTTAAGGCCCGTGCGTACTACGAACACACGGAACATGAGATGGATTTCGGCGCCGACAAGCGTTACTGGTATGGCGCTGCCTCCGGCGGCAGCAATCCGCCCGGGGGCAATGGCATAGACTGTTCCGCCGGCGGCATTGGTCCTTTGTGCGCCGCGGGCATGCCCATGTATACCGATGGCAAGAACACCGGCCTCAACATCGGCGCCGACATCCGGCTAAAACAGGGCGACATCCTTCGCATCGGCGCCGAATACCAGGCTTACAGCCTGGACGACTGGTGGACCCCGTCCGGGGCCGGCATGTGGCCCAACACCTTCTGGAACATCAGCGACGGCCAGCGTGACCGCTATGCGGTTTTCGGCGAATGGGAAGCCCGCCTGACCCCTGCCTGGACCAGCCTGCTGGGCCTGCGTCATGAAACCGTGAAGATGGATGCGGGCAACGTGCAGGGCTACGACTCCACCACAAATGGCATGGCCCCCATGTTCCATTTCCAGATGCGGGACGCCAACGCCTTCAACGCGCTGAGCCATGACAGGACTGACCACAACTGGGATCTCAGTTGGCTGGCCCGGTATGTACCGGACGCCACGCGAACCTATGAAGTTGGCCTTGCGCAAAAAACCCGTTCGCCCAACCTCTATGAACGCTATACCTGGTCCACCTGGCAGATGGCAGCGCTGATGAACAACTTCGTCGGCGATGGCAACGGCTATGTGGGCAATCTGGACCTCAAGCCCGAAGTAGCCCATACCCTGAGTCTGAGCGCGGACTGGCACGATGCGGGCAAGGAGCGCTGGGGTGTCAAGGTTACGCCCTACTACACCCATGTTCGGGACTACATCGACGCGGTGCAGTGGGATCCTGCCACCAACGCCCCCCGCGCCGTTCCCGTAGCCAACAACTTCACCGTGCTCAAGTACTTCAACCAGTCCGCGCGGCTGTATGGCGTGGACCTTTCTGCCCACACGATCTTGGTGACCGGCACCGGTTTCGGCGACCTGAACGTGAAGGGCGTGGTGAACTTCACAAAGGGGGAAAACCGCGATACGGGCGATAACCTTTACAACGTCATGCCCCTCAACGCAAAGCTGGCCCTGACGCAAAGCATGGGCCCCTGGCGCAACACCCTGGAAGGCGAGTTTGTGGCCCGCAAGGATGATGTCTCCAGTGTCCGCAACGAAATGCAAACCCCGGGATATGGTCTCGTCCACCTGCGTAGCCGTTATGAACGCAAGGACTGGAACGTGGACTTCGGCATCGAGAACCTGTTCGACCGTTTCTACTATATGCCCCTGGGTGGCGCCTACGTGGGCCAGGGTACGACCATGACCATTCCGCCCGCGCCCAACCAGCCCCAATGGGGCACCCCGGTACCCGGACCAGGACGCTCCGTTTACGCGGGCCTGAACGTGAAATTCTGA
- a CDS encoding copper chaperone PCu(A)C, with amino-acid sequence MQRTLILALLGLTLSASALADNVKVDNAWVRATAPGQKVAGGFLDLTADADMKLVGGSSPASSTLELHMMKMDGGVMEMRQIPEIALPKGKTVSLKPGGLHIMFIDLKQRIREGDKVPVTLTVKNAAGKEQQLQVEAQAMRAGGMAHHH; translated from the coding sequence ATGCAACGCACACTGATCCTTGCCCTGCTGGGCCTTACCCTTTCGGCCAGTGCCTTGGCGGACAACGTCAAGGTGGACAACGCCTGGGTGCGGGCCACGGCCCCCGGCCAGAAGGTGGCCGGCGGCTTCCTGGACCTGACCGCCGACGCGGACATGAAACTGGTGGGTGGCAGCAGCCCGGCTTCCAGCACCCTGGAACTGCACATGATGAAGATGGATGGCGGGGTGATGGAGATGCGCCAGATTCCGGAGATCGCTCTGCCCAAGGGCAAGACGGTGAGCCTGAAGCCCGGCGGGCTGCACATCATGTTCATCGACCTGAAGCAGCGGATCAGGGAGGGCGACAAGGTGCCCGTCACCCTGACCGTGAAGAATGCCGCCGGCAAGGAGCAGCAGTTGCAGGTGGAAGCCCAGGCCATGCGTGCCGGGGGCATGGCCCATCACCACTGA
- the phoU gene encoding phosphate signaling complex protein PhoU: MSEHIYKQFDTDMEAVRARVLEMGGLVEEQVNKAVDALITGNAVMAEEVIANDHRVNALEVAVDEACTNIIARRQPTAGDLRMILTIIKTITDLERIGDEASKIARYAVKVYEADRMVTPRYNEIKYMSGLAIKMLRESLDAFARLDVSGAANVARQDMEVDEEFHLITRHLITFMMEDPRTISTFIDLLFVVKAIERIGDHAKNMSEYVVFMVKGKDVRHTTIEELEREIQ, translated from the coding sequence ATGAGCGAACATATCTATAAACAGTTCGATACCGACATGGAAGCCGTGCGGGCGCGCGTGCTGGAAATGGGCGGACTGGTGGAGGAGCAGGTCAACAAGGCGGTGGATGCCCTGATCACGGGCAACGCGGTCATGGCGGAAGAGGTCATTGCCAACGACCACCGGGTCAACGCCCTGGAAGTGGCCGTGGACGAGGCCTGCACCAACATCATCGCCCGTCGCCAGCCCACCGCCGGCGACCTGCGCATGATCCTCACCATCATCAAGACCATCACCGACCTGGAGCGCATCGGCGACGAGGCCTCCAAGATCGCCCGCTACGCGGTGAAAGTGTACGAGGCCGACCGCATGGTCACGCCCCGCTACAACGAGATCAAGTACATGTCCGGGCTGGCCATCAAGATGCTGCGGGAGTCCCTGGACGCCTTCGCCCGCCTGGACGTGTCCGGCGCGGCCAACGTGGCGCGCCAGGACATGGAGGTGGACGAGGAATTCCACCTCATCACCCGCCACCTCATCACCTTCATGATGGAAGACCCCCGCACCATCTCCACCTTCATCGACCTGCTGTTCGTGGTGAAGGCCATCGAGCGGATCGGCGACCATGCCAAGAACATGTCCGAGTACGTGGTGTTCATGGTGAAGGGCAAGGACGTGCGCCACACCACCATCGAGGAACTGGAACGGGAAATCCAGTAA
- a CDS encoding Nudix family hydrolase: MSTSPGIVEVSAAVIERPDGAFLMARRPEGKPYAGWWEFPGGKVEPGETPRHALDRELAEELGIRVTQAWPWLNRAFVYPHAHVMLRFFRVTAWEGEPHPHEGQVLAWTHAARPEVEPILPANGPILKGLRLPLEYAISALSDLGRETFLERLEQRLSQGLRFVQLREKSLSREDLALLAREVAALCRRHGALLALNGDAALAEVLGVGLHLPSAQLMTLDHRPALEWVGASCHGPGELARAAELGLDWVVLGPVQATSSHPGAQPLGWQILAEWIRDYPLPVFALGGLVQEDLATARQLGAHGLALRGGAWLPDMKNE; the protein is encoded by the coding sequence TTGAGCACGTCCCCTGGCATCGTGGAGGTGTCGGCCGCCGTGATCGAGCGGCCCGACGGCGCCTTCCTGATGGCGCGCCGTCCCGAAGGCAAGCCCTATGCAGGCTGGTGGGAGTTCCCGGGCGGGAAGGTAGAGCCGGGGGAGACCCCCCGTCATGCCCTGGATCGGGAACTGGCGGAGGAACTGGGCATCCGGGTGACCCAGGCCTGGCCCTGGCTCAACCGCGCCTTCGTCTATCCCCATGCCCACGTCATGCTGCGCTTCTTCCGGGTGACCGCCTGGGAAGGGGAACCCCATCCCCACGAGGGCCAGGTGCTGGCCTGGACCCATGCGGCGCGGCCGGAAGTGGAACCCATCCTGCCCGCCAACGGGCCCATCCTGAAAGGCCTGCGCCTGCCCCTGGAGTACGCCATTTCCGCCCTGTCCGACCTGGGCCGGGAGACTTTTCTGGAGCGACTGGAACAGCGACTGTCCCAAGGCCTGAGGTTCGTCCAGCTGCGGGAGAAATCCCTGTCCCGGGAGGACCTTGCCCTGCTCGCGCGGGAGGTGGCCGCCCTGTGCCGCAGGCATGGCGCGCTGCTGGCCTTGAACGGGGATGCCGCCCTGGCCGAAGTCCTGGGCGTGGGGCTCCATCTTCCTTCAGCCCAGCTCATGACCCTGGACCACCGTCCCGCACTGGAATGGGTGGGCGCGTCCTGCCACGGTCCGGGGGAACTGGCCCGGGCCGCCGAGCTGGGGCTGGACTGGGTGGTGCTGGGGCCAGTCCAGGCCACCTCCAGCCACCCTGGTGCCCAGCCACTGGGATGGCAGATCCTGGCTGAGTGGATCCGTGATTACCCCCTGCCCGTATTCGCGCTGGGAGGGCTCGTTCAGGAAGACCTGGCAACGGCAAGGCAACTGGGAGCCCACGGCCTGGCACTGCGCGGTGGCGCCTGGCTGCCTGATATGAAGAACGAGTGA
- a CDS encoding accessory factor UbiK family protein, translating to MLKQKLVAEMAGKVSEVLAVSPARDMEKNLKASLSAWMSRLDLVTREEFDVQAQVLARTREKLAELEARLTSLEKVSGAD from the coding sequence ATGCTCAAGCAAAAGCTCGTGGCGGAAATGGCCGGCAAGGTCTCGGAGGTGTTGGCCGTGAGTCCGGCCCGGGACATGGAGAAGAACCTCAAGGCCTCCCTCTCCGCCTGGATGTCCAGGCTGGATCTGGTGACCCGTGAGGAATTCGACGTGCAGGCCCAGGTGCTGGCGCGTACCCGGGAAAAGCTCGCGGAGCTTGAAGCCCGGCTGACCAGTCTCGAAAAGGTGTCTGGCGCGGATTGA
- the glnK gene encoding P-II family nitrogen regulator, with translation MKFVTAIIKPFKLDEVREALSGMGVSGITVTEVKGFGRQKGHTELYRGAEYVVDFLPKVKIEVAIRSDLLDQAIEAISKAAQTGKIGDGKIFVWDLEQVVRIRTGEAGESAI, from the coding sequence ATGAAATTCGTTACCGCCATCATCAAGCCCTTCAAGCTGGACGAGGTCCGCGAGGCCCTTTCCGGCATGGGGGTATCCGGCATCACCGTCACCGAGGTCAAGGGTTTCGGTCGCCAAAAGGGCCACACCGAACTGTACCGTGGCGCTGAATATGTCGTGGACTTCCTGCCCAAGGTGAAGATCGAAGTGGCCATTCGCAGCGATCTGCTTGACCAGGCCATCGAGGCCATTTCCAAGGCTGCCCAGACCGGCAAGATCGGCGACGGGAAGATTTTTGTTTGGGACCTGGAACAGGTCGTGCGCATTCGCACCGGCGAAGCCGGCGAATCGGCCATCTAA
- a CDS encoding ammonium transporter: MKRLITSLMLVGSLAFGGVSWAEDPVPAAPAVMEGAAPAMEAAGMPAEAMPAEAAPAEEAPAVEEAPKADSGNTAWMLISTALVLFMTIPGLALFYGGMVRKKNVLATMMQSFAITAMISVLWMIVGYSLAFSTAGMEKGVTNLASFIGGLDKAFLAGMGLDSLTGTIPESVFMTFQMTFAIITPALIAGAYADRMKFSSMLVFTALWSLLVYAPMTHMVWAGDGGFFWDMGVLDFAGGTVVHINAGVAGLVAAIVLGPRIGYGKDALMPHNLTLTLIGTAMLWVGWFGFNAGSAVAADGRAGMAMAVTQIATAAAALSWMFAEWIGKGKPSALGIASGAVAGLVAITPASGFVDPTGALIIGLVAGVACFWGATSLKRMLKYDDSLDAFGVHGIGGIVGALLTGFFAVEAIGGTAGSMGQFMTQLEGTVITIVFTAVMTYIILKVVDLVMGLRVTEEQEREGLDIALHGERVE, encoded by the coding sequence ATGAAACGCCTCATCACAAGTCTCATGTTGGTGGGTTCGCTGGCCTTCGGCGGCGTGTCCTGGGCTGAAGACCCCGTGCCTGCGGCTCCCGCAGTCATGGAAGGTGCGGCACCCGCAATGGAAGCCGCGGGCATGCCGGCCGAAGCCATGCCGGCGGAGGCCGCTCCAGCCGAGGAAGCGCCTGCTGTGGAAGAAGCGCCCAAGGCTGACAGCGGCAACACCGCTTGGATGCTCATCTCCACTGCCCTGGTGCTGTTCATGACCATCCCTGGTCTGGCCCTGTTCTACGGCGGCATGGTGCGCAAGAAGAACGTCCTGGCAACCATGATGCAGAGCTTCGCCATCACCGCCATGATCTCCGTGCTGTGGATGATCGTCGGCTACAGCCTGGCCTTCAGCACCGCCGGCATGGAGAAGGGGGTAACCAACCTGGCCTCCTTCATCGGCGGCCTGGACAAGGCCTTCCTGGCGGGCATGGGCCTGGACAGCCTCACGGGCACCATACCGGAATCCGTCTTCATGACCTTCCAGATGACCTTCGCCATCATCACCCCGGCCCTGATCGCTGGCGCCTACGCCGATCGCATGAAGTTCTCCTCCATGCTGGTGTTCACCGCCCTGTGGTCCCTGCTGGTGTACGCCCCCATGACCCACATGGTCTGGGCTGGTGACGGCGGATTCTTCTGGGACATGGGCGTGCTGGACTTCGCCGGCGGTACCGTGGTGCACATCAACGCTGGCGTGGCCGGTCTGGTGGCAGCCATCGTGCTGGGCCCCCGCATCGGCTACGGCAAGGATGCTCTCATGCCTCACAACCTGACCCTGACCCTGATCGGCACGGCCATGCTGTGGGTGGGCTGGTTCGGCTTCAACGCCGGTTCCGCCGTGGCTGCTGACGGCCGTGCGGGCATGGCCATGGCTGTGACCCAGATCGCCACTGCCGCCGCTGCCCTGTCCTGGATGTTCGCGGAATGGATCGGTAAGGGCAAACCCAGCGCCCTGGGCATCGCCTCCGGTGCCGTGGCCGGCCTGGTGGCCATCACCCCCGCCTCCGGTTTCGTGGATCCCACGGGCGCCCTGATCATCGGTCTGGTGGCTGGCGTAGCCTGCTTCTGGGGCGCCACTTCTCTGAAGCGCATGCTGAAGTATGACGATTCCCTGGACGCCTTCGGTGTACACGGTATCGGCGGCATCGTGGGCGCCCTGCTCACCGGCTTCTTCGCGGTGGAAGCCATCGGCGGCACCGCCGGCAGCATGGGCCAGTTCATGACCCAGCTGGAAGGCACGGTGATCACCATCGTCTTCACCGCCGTCATGACCTACATCATCCTCAAGGTGGTGGACCTGGTCATGGGCCTGCGCGTCACCGAGGAGCAGGAGCGGGAAGGTCTGGACATCGCCCTCCACGGCGAGCGCGTGGAGTAA
- the phoB gene encoding phosphate regulon transcriptional regulator PhoB, whose protein sequence is MAANILVVEDEPGIQEVLKFNLGHHGHHVSVAASGEEALGLLKGILPDLILLDWMLPGISGIELARRVRDDARLKTVPIIMLTARTEERDKVMGLDTGADDYLTKPFSPAELNARIKAVLRRRAPQMTEDVVDIAGLRLDPAAHRVIGDGQALDMGPTEFRLLHFLMTHPERVYSRSQLLDQVWGDHVFVEERTVDVHIRRLRSALEPTDHDRLIQTVRGAGYRLSATETGSK, encoded by the coding sequence ATGGCCGCGAACATACTGGTAGTGGAGGACGAACCGGGCATTCAGGAGGTTCTCAAGTTCAACCTGGGGCACCACGGCCATCACGTCTCGGTGGCCGCGAGCGGCGAGGAGGCCCTGGGCCTGCTGAAGGGGATCCTGCCCGACCTGATCCTGCTGGACTGGATGCTGCCTGGCATCTCCGGCATCGAACTGGCCCGGCGCGTCCGGGACGATGCCCGGCTGAAGACCGTCCCCATCATCATGCTTACCGCCCGCACCGAGGAGCGGGACAAGGTCATGGGCCTGGACACCGGTGCCGACGACTACCTCACCAAACCCTTCAGCCCGGCTGAACTCAACGCCCGCATCAAGGCCGTGCTACGCCGTCGCGCCCCCCAGATGACCGAGGACGTGGTGGACATCGCCGGCCTGCGCCTGGACCCCGCCGCCCATAGAGTCATCGGGGACGGGCAGGCCCTGGACATGGGCCCAACGGAATTTCGCCTGCTTCACTTCCTCATGACCCACCCGGAGCGTGTCTATTCCCGCTCCCAACTGCTGGACCAGGTGTGGGGCGACCATGTGTTCGTGGAAGAACGGACAGTGGACGTGCACATCCGCCGACTGCGATCCGCCCTGGAACCCACGGACCATGATCGCCTGATCCAAACCGTGCGGGGGGCCGGTTACAGACTTTCCGCCACGGAGACCGGCTCCAAGTAG
- the phoR gene encoding phosphate regulon sensor histidine kinase PhoR has product MLSFWWRPFLTVVGLGALALALSVKSPPGTGWGLFSMGLLAYLIYHLRQLSKLNSWLGVPGQRPMVGDGVWGDVLYRLEKLLRAGQGDQQKAVAELERMLEATRNLPDGVVILDRESRILWLNDAAERLLGLSPLRDVGQFVPYLLRQSRFIGWLQEEDFSRTLQMESPVKPQKTLELQLVPLPKDQKMLLARDISELARVEAMRRDFVANVSHELRTPITVIVGFLEVFDEMENPDPTEFKKHIPLMREQSDRIRSLVDDLLTLAKLETEPESKEEAVDIAALTHRLADEARTMSQGKHDIQVHIDSNLRLLASPQELYSALANLVSNAVRYTPAGGHIALKWHIGPRGSGLFSVTDTGEGIEAQHIPRLTERFYRVDRGRSRATGGTGLGLAIVKHILQRHQARLRVDSTVGKGSTFTAAFPPDRLIPASTNLAAQTLES; this is encoded by the coding sequence ATGCTGTCATTCTGGTGGCGCCCGTTTCTGACCGTGGTCGGCTTGGGCGCCCTGGCACTCGCCCTTTCCGTGAAGAGCCCGCCGGGCACCGGCTGGGGCCTCTTCTCCATGGGCCTCTTGGCCTATCTGATCTATCACCTGCGCCAGCTCAGCAAGCTGAACAGCTGGCTGGGTGTACCCGGTCAGCGCCCCATGGTGGGCGACGGGGTGTGGGGCGACGTGCTCTACCGTCTGGAGAAACTGCTGCGAGCCGGTCAGGGAGACCAGCAAAAGGCAGTGGCCGAGCTGGAACGCATGCTGGAAGCCACCCGCAACCTGCCGGATGGCGTGGTGATCCTGGACCGGGAGAGTCGCATCCTCTGGCTCAACGACGCCGCCGAGCGGCTGCTGGGCCTCTCCCCTCTGCGAGACGTGGGCCAGTTCGTGCCCTACCTGCTGCGCCAGTCCCGTTTCATCGGCTGGCTCCAGGAGGAGGATTTCTCCCGCACACTGCAGATGGAATCCCCCGTGAAGCCCCAGAAAACCCTGGAACTTCAGCTGGTGCCCCTGCCCAAGGACCAGAAGATGCTGCTGGCCCGGGATATTTCGGAACTGGCAAGGGTGGAAGCCATGCGCCGGGATTTCGTGGCCAATGTCTCCCACGAGCTGCGTACCCCCATCACCGTCATCGTCGGCTTCCTGGAAGTCTTCGACGAGATGGAAAACCCGGACCCGACCGAGTTCAAGAAGCACATTCCCCTCATGCGGGAACAGAGCGACCGCATCCGCAGCCTGGTGGACGATCTGCTCACCCTGGCAAAACTGGAAACGGAACCGGAAAGCAAGGAGGAGGCCGTGGACATCGCCGCCCTCACCCACCGACTGGCGGACGAGGCCCGTACCATGAGCCAGGGCAAGCACGATATCCAGGTACACATCGACTCAAACCTGCGTCTTCTGGCCAGTCCCCAGGAACTGTATAGCGCCTTGGCCAACCTGGTCTCCAATGCCGTGCGCTACACCCCCGCCGGCGGCCATATCGCCCTGAAGTGGCACATCGGGCCCCGGGGCTCAGGACTGTTCTCGGTCACGGATACGGGCGAAGGCATCGAGGCCCAGCACATCCCCCGCCTGACGGAACGGTTCTACCGCGTGGATAGGGGCCGCTCCCGGGCCACGGGGGGCACGGGCCTGGGCCTGGCCATCGTCAAGCACATCCTGCAAAGGCACCAGGCGCGGCTGCGCGTCGACAGCACCGTGGGCAAGGGCAGCACCTTCACCGCCGCCTTTCCCCCGGACCGGCTGATCCCGGCGTCTACCAATCTTGCCGCACAAACCCTGGAGTCATGA
- a CDS encoding HIT family protein: MACPLCDSDGGEVLWQDDFCRVVWVEDAHYPGFCRVILNRHVSEMSDLHSSDRLRLMETVFTVEVAVRETVRPDKINLASLGNVVPHVHWHVIPRWTEDVNFPDAIWAPPRREGGIANPMASRDIQARLADRLAALLG, encoded by the coding sequence ATGGCCTGCCCCCTGTGCGACAGCGATGGTGGCGAGGTGCTTTGGCAGGATGACTTCTGCCGCGTGGTCTGGGTGGAGGATGCTCACTATCCGGGATTCTGCCGGGTCATCCTCAACCGCCATGTGAGTGAGATGAGCGACTTGCATTCCTCCGATCGGCTGCGCCTCATGGAGACGGTGTTCACGGTGGAGGTTGCCGTGCGGGAAACCGTGCGACCGGACAAGATCAACCTCGCCAGTCTGGGCAATGTGGTGCCCCACGTGCATTGGCATGTGATTCCCCGATGGACCGAGGACGTGAACTTCCCGGATGCCATCTGGGCGCCACCGCGGCGGGAGGGGGGGATCGCCAACCCCATGGCCAGCCGAGACATACAGGCCCGCCTGGCGGACAGGCTTGCTGCCCTGCTGGGCTGA